In Bacteroidetes Order II. bacterium, the DNA window ACTTATTGAGGAAATGACCTAAGATAAAAATACTTTGATTCTGTACAGCATACCATGAAATATACCAACCTGCCAAAATAAATTGTAACTTTAAGGGGATCGTAGGCGACAGTAGTGCGATATTGGTGAATCGCATCAACGCAAAAAGTATAATAATGATGTATGACAGAATATACCGCGACTTCATTTATGCCTCTAAAGTATTGGGGTCAAGCAAAGGAATTTTAACACAAAAAGAAGTTTTTGTTTCTATAACTTTCAAAGGCATTGGTGCATAGTATAGATATTGGTGCTTCAGATTATCCAAGCCTACACCGTCTGATAAGCTTATGTCTTTCTTTGGATTTAAGTTGTTTTTAATGCAAATAGCGGTTTCGGTTGCCCAAATTTGTACTTTTACAGGATAACGCTTTGAAACTACGTTGTGCTTGATGACATTTTCCAAAAGTACTTGCAAGGTTAGCGGAATGACGTACATCTCTTCGTATGCTTCAAGCGATTTATCCAATTCATAACTAAAGCCTTCTTGAAACCGCGTTTGTAAGAGTTGTAAATAATCTTCTATAAATTCGAGTTCTATTTTTAGCGAAACCAAGTTTTGATCATAATGCTGTACCACATAGCGATAGACTTTGGAAAGTTGCAACAAAAATTGCTCGGTTTTTTCGGGATTTTCGTACACCAATTCGGTGGCAACCGTAATAGAATTAAATAAGAAATGCGGGTCTAATTTATTCTTTAAATCAGCAAAGCGCATCAAGGCGCGCCCTCTGTCACGAATTGCCTTTTCTTTGAGCAATCGTTCGGAGCGTACTCGAATCCCAAGAAGCAATTCCCAAATAGACGTACTAAAATATAACGCAGTAAATGTGGTAATAAAAAACATTCGCCCAATGGTAATATTCTCAGCAAAAATTACCCGATGAGGCTCACTAATGTACACCTGTAAAGGGAGAATGATGAAATGATTGGAGGCAAACATGATAATCGAAAATACGATTGTTTGCATTAGAATACGTGTAACAGGTCGTTCTATGAGGCTTAATCTTTTTTCTAAGGGTTTGCTCAGCCATACAAAAAAATGCCATAATAAAAAAAACCAAATAAAATGAAGTATGCTCAACTTTACATGAATTTGCCATGGCATTGTAGGATTGCGTGCCTGTAAAGCCGCAATTCGTAATGCCTCGACGAGCAAGATCAGGATGTAAGCTAGGAAATTACGGATTTTCATTCGTCCGACTGGTCATATTTTTGTTTAGGAGCTTAGGTAATTTTTTGCACATTTCAAAGAGTAAAAACATGTTGTAAGATGGGAAAAATTAAGTCAGTCTAAAAATATAGTAGTTTTTTTGTAAAAATGTTTATTACAATCAATTTTTGGAATATGTTTGATTGGTTTTAATTCAAAGATATGTATTTATACAATCGTAACAACTTTTTTAAATGGGATGAACGGAATTCCTCATGAGAGTATAGCGTAAAACCTAGCCTTGGCTTTGCCAAAAGGCCATTTCGCGCTGAACCCCCGTATGCTCGTCCTGTATAAAAGATTGGGCGGTTTCATATAGTTTTAAGGAGCCATTTTGCATTAATCCAAACCGTTTGCCCATGATCAATGCTTCTTTAAGGTCATGCGTCACGAGTATGGTGCTGGTATGGTATGTATTTGCCAGATTTAAAAACAAGGTTTGCATTTGTGCCCGGATTTCGACATCCAGACTGGCAAAGGGTTCATCCAATAACAACAAACGTGGTTTAACGAGTAGCGCCCGACCAAAAGACGCCCGTTGTTTTTGCCCACCAGAAAGTTGGTGGGGCGCTTTTTGGGCCTGATCTGCCAATCCTAACTGTTCGAGCAACGCATTGACTTGGGCTTTAACTTCCTTTTTAGCTATTTTTTTTAGGCGCAACCCAAAGGCCACATTTTCAAAAACGTTAAGATGTGGAAAAAGGAGCGGTTCTTGGTACAGGTACACCATGCCTCTTCCCTGTGGCTTGAGCTGGTGGGCGTCTTGACCCTCTATCACTAGTTGACCCGAATCCGGTGTTTCTAACCCGGCAAGGCATTTTAACAACGTGGTTTTACCACTACCAGAGCGCCCTAAAATCGCGAGTAGGTCGCCCCGATACAAGGAAAAAGTGATGCCTTGTAAGATCGTTTCAGGGCCATATCGTTTAGAGAAGTTTTGAATGGTGAGGAGTACAGATGGATTCATTGGCCTCTCCAAACATCGCGGCGATTTACCAGCATCAAAATAAACGCTGGCAGCATTAATACGAGTGAAGCCATTGCGGCAAAGGTGATATTGGCCTCATTGACATAGAAGTAGACCAAAACAGGTAGGGTCTGAACTTCTCCAGCACCCACCATCAGGGTGATGCCGTATTGTACCCAAGAGATCAGAAACGTTTGAAAGAAACACATGCGAAGAGCAGCTATGGACATGGGCCATAAAACGTGCCGGATGGCCTCAAAAGGGGTACCCCCCAGCGTATAAACCAACTCTTCAATGGATTTCATTTGTGGTGACCAAAAGGGGACAAAAAATACAATGGCAAATGAAAAAGCAAACATCCATTGTGCTAAAATAACGCCTAAAATGGTACCCACTAAATGGATTTTGATAAAAAGAAACAGCAGGCAAGTTGCCAAAATCACGGGAGAAGAAACAAAAGGTAAGTATGCCAAACGAAGAAGCCATTTTTTGCGTGGGTGATGGCTTACAAAATGTCCGGTAATATATCCAAAGGTCGTGGCAAAGACGGCAACACAGGTAGAAATCCAAGCTGAAAGCCATAAACTTTCGCCCATTTTTCCAGAAAAGAGCTGTGAAAATGCGATAGAGGACCAACGTTTGGGCCAAAGTCGCGGAAAATGCCAACCTTCTCCTAATGCCCACATTGCCAGAAGCCCTACCGGAAGGAGTGCCAATCCAACCAAGCTCCCAAAGACAGCTTTTCTAAGGATTTTCATCTATAACATTCCTCGTGAGTAAAATGGCGCACAATATCGCAGTGTAGAGCAACGCCATGATAAAAGCTTCCGGTTTATCGGCCAGATCGAACCGTTCAAATTTCCTCAGAGTCAATACAGAAATCATTTGCGGGCTTTGGGATCCCACCATTAGGGGGATGTCGTAAGCACCAAAAACAGCAAGAAAATAGAGTAACATAGTGCCTTTGGAACGCTGGAATAAAATCGGAAGTTGGACACGCCAACGTGTTTGCGATATCGAAGCGCCCAATGAAATAGATAATTCGGAATAAGCATCCACCGTTGCATCTTTCCAAAGGGTACGAAAAAGAAGCAAAAAAAACGGTACACCCGTAAGCAGATGCGCCATCACAATACCAATACCATAGGGGTCTTGTACCCATTCGGGAAAGGCTTGTGGGCTTGTAATCCAACCCAGATGAAAGGCGATGCGGGCCAACCAACCGCCGCCGGAAAACAGTTGAAACGTAAA includes these proteins:
- a CDS encoding histidine kinase, which encodes MLKEKAIRDRGRALMRFADLKNKLDPHFLFNSITVATELVYENPEKTEQFLLQLSKVYRYVVQHYDQNLVSLKIELEFIEDYLQLLQTRFQEGFSYELDKSLEAYEEMYVIPLTLQVLLENVIKHNVVSKRYPVKVQIWATETAICIKNNLNPKKDISLSDGVGLDNLKHQYLYYAPMPLKVIETKTSFCVKIPLLDPNTLEA
- a CDS encoding ATP-binding cassette domain-containing protein: MNPSVLLTIQNFSKRYGPETILQGITFSLYRGDLLAILGRSGSGKTTLLKCLAGLETPDSGQLVIEGQDAHQLKPQGRGMVYLYQEPLLFPHLNVFENVAFGLRLKKIAKKEVKAQVNALLEQLGLADQAQKAPHQLSGGQKQRASFGRALLVKPRLLLLDEPFASLDVEIRAQMQTLFLNLANTYHTSTILVTHDLKEALIMGKRFGLMQNGSLKLYETAQSFIQDEHTGVQREMAFWQSQG
- a CDS encoding ABC transporter permease subunit, which produces MKILRKAVFGSLVGLALLPVGLLAMWALGEGWHFPRLWPKRWSSIAFSQLFSGKMGESLWLSAWISTCVAVFATTFGYITGHFVSHHPRKKWLLRLAYLPFVSSPVILATCLLFLFIKIHLVGTILGVILAQWMFAFSFAIVFFVPFWSPQMKSIEELVYTLGGTPFEAIRHVLWPMSIAALRMCFFQTFLISWVQYGITLMVGAGEVQTLPVLVYFYVNEANITFAAMASLVLMLPAFILMLVNRRDVWRGQ